In Pleurocapsa sp. PCC 7319, the following are encoded in one genomic region:
- a CDS encoding rhamnan synthesis F family protein has protein sequence MNTTNTSNSSQEFIARGHKLKEAGNLDEAIATYQKAIKLNSNSWEAYHFLGETLVQKNELTTATKFYRLAIAINPSNCWSYHCLGQALFWQGNVDEAIPYGLRSIELEPERAEFLAQLGLYFENKGEFAQAIAYFQQALKLKPSLPTSTYFSLIKLLWSQDQINDVMTYCQDGIQVHPQCAELHFEHGKILASQNLWQDAAISYSKAVEVKPHYWEAHEALGNVFLELNQLDRAAQAQKRAEAEFYQTQEFSPSDLPPDFDWEIYLAFNSELNISSKLQAIAHFMLYGSKENKLYALKDLHDPNKRPDIAPQSVIQPSKRTITDVLPQPTKLAVLVHIYYFELWSEICSYLKNIPSEFDLFINIVATIWQSQMHEQIRQDFPQAKILISPNRGKDVGGHLSLMAHLDFSQYNLMCLLHTKRSPHIDERISDIWRRDLYDALLGTREKAAQNIAIMNQYPYIGFIGSRYWRCTMMGNNWENYNRLITEFKIKPEAQNCEYLSGTMMFVRPQIMEILYNHFHDVELENGDEKDLSFHIDGQIAHAIERLIGNLVRDQGLDFFWQE, from the coding sequence ATGAACACAACAAATACTAGCAACAGCAGTCAAGAATTTATTGCTCGGGGTCATAAATTAAAAGAGGCAGGTAATTTAGACGAAGCGATCGCTACGTATCAAAAGGCTATTAAATTAAACTCTAATTCCTGGGAAGCTTATCATTTTCTGGGAGAGACTCTAGTTCAGAAAAATGAATTGACTACCGCAACGAAATTTTATCGTCTGGCTATAGCGATCAATCCTAGTAATTGTTGGTCATACCATTGCCTGGGACAAGCTTTATTTTGGCAGGGGAATGTAGATGAAGCGATTCCCTATGGATTGCGCTCGATAGAGCTGGAACCCGAGCGAGCAGAGTTTTTGGCTCAACTAGGACTATATTTCGAAAACAAGGGAGAGTTTGCACAAGCGATCGCCTATTTTCAGCAAGCCCTGAAGCTGAAGCCCTCACTTCCAACATCTACCTACTTTAGCCTGATTAAATTGCTGTGGTCCCAAGATCAAATCAACGACGTAATGACCTACTGCCAAGATGGGATTCAGGTTCATCCTCAATGTGCCGAATTACATTTTGAACATGGCAAAATTTTAGCAAGCCAAAATCTCTGGCAAGATGCAGCAATTAGCTACAGCAAAGCAGTTGAAGTTAAGCCCCATTATTGGGAAGCACATGAAGCTTTAGGAAATGTCTTTTTGGAATTAAATCAGTTAGATCGAGCTGCTCAAGCTCAAAAACGTGCTGAAGCAGAGTTTTACCAGACTCAAGAATTTAGCCCTAGCGATCTCCCCCCTGATTTCGACTGGGAGATATATTTAGCCTTTAATTCTGAGTTAAATATCTCTTCAAAATTACAGGCGATCGCTCATTTCATGCTTTATGGGTCAAAGGAAAATAAACTATACGCCCTCAAAGATCTTCACGATCCTAATAAAAGACCGGATATTGCTCCCCAGTCAGTGATTCAACCGTCAAAAAGAACCATAACTGATGTTCTTCCTCAACCAACTAAATTAGCAGTACTCGTACATATATACTATTTTGAGCTTTGGTCAGAAATATGTAGCTATCTGAAAAATATTCCTTCAGAATTTGATTTATTCATCAATATCGTTGCCACCATTTGGCAATCCCAAATGCACGAACAAATTCGCCAAGATTTTCCTCAAGCCAAGATTTTAATCAGTCCCAATCGAGGCAAAGACGTTGGTGGACATCTATCTTTAATGGCTCATCTGGATTTTAGTCAGTACAATCTCATGTGTTTACTGCATACTAAAAGAAGCCCCCACATTGATGAAAGAATTTCTGATATCTGGCGCAGGGATTTGTATGATGCTCTTTTGGGCACTAGAGAAAAGGCTGCTCAAAACATAGCAATTATGAATCAATATCCCTATATTGGTTTTATCGGTTCGCGGTATTGGCGATGTACAATGATGGGCAATAATTGGGAAAACTATAACCGCTTGATAACTGAATTCAAAATCAAGCCAGAAGCCCAAAACTGTGAATATCTTTCTGGCACAATGATGTTTGTACGACCGCAAATTATGGAAATTCTATACAACCATTTTCACGATGTAGAACTGGAAAATGGAGATGAAAAAGACTTGAGTTTTCATATTGATGGACAAATTGCCCATGCGATCGAACGCTTAATTGGTAATTTAGTTCGCGATCAAGGACTAGATTTTTTCTGGCAGGAATAA
- a CDS encoding glycosyltransferase, protein MLATTESHPNKIASAPRIAIVIPVFKHSVLVAEAITCALEQDTEFPQVIIVVNDGCQFSETDRVSRDFALAHPERVFYLYRSNGGLSAARNTGIDFALTTWNSVEAIYLLDADNRISPHTIERSFKILLSEPEIGWVYPTIDMFGQEEGGDFDYRGAYSILRHLRFNICEAGSMIRRQVFDRGCRYDESMKLGFEDWDFWWQAIAVGYQGKHLPESGFQYRKRFASMLSSAERDEVEIKNYMRRKHRELLTHSNVLNWEHQAAPRYAIVLSDTQQVILTSDPTQQERSISRDEFIDYYHRGRSMPVRYHRSYFLVFTNSTVLSFLLQQKLIHGLFWRLEQTQGTADFSVLNIEPSSNKALVIEKLNTVSNLDMGESEHLIMTSIGVMDRCLSEKQLDWLYSLICSEPLPKMVQLLLKIPISPWAKMLLTGCADDLISTFKALRGSMSSDKSLWDWHSSYLPHQSLMFEDARMVLDCAPVYPKLAEAKKPLQIGFVLSILEFGGVEKVALNLATVFHQAGWEVHLFVFGSRMQQLPEWAQVFTTINFYHEPGMSPWQGEKYMGTKGDAWSSQEEQMTAKGLLSWLDVAINFHNATVNTIMGQLRRSGVKTIMSLHVHDLSPWQRPAGHTYLTLGYEHAYDLIVPCSQNMADWCHAMGIPEDKIVIVPNAEGYPLDSNTAKQFIMARRVRRNSHNKLRVLFIGRFDRQKGLDRLVSVVKRSRQLQLPIEWKLVGKNILETAQDAEGLMSLADLIEPPALTTAELNQLYGWTDVLFLPSYWEGLPLTILEAMRLGVVVCASDVGAVTEVLEHEQTGLVIPNIEHEMYVQKAIALLQRLLTHPAELERISQAAISRAAEHSWNRACVDLIAKLENLISEI, encoded by the coding sequence ATGCTGGCTACTACAGAAAGTCATCCCAATAAAATAGCCTCTGCACCGAGAATAGCTATAGTTATTCCTGTTTTTAAACATAGTGTTTTGGTAGCTGAGGCAATTACCTGTGCTTTGGAACAAGACACAGAGTTTCCCCAGGTAATCATCGTTGTTAATGATGGCTGTCAATTCTCCGAAACTGATCGGGTAAGTCGTGATTTTGCTCTAGCTCATCCAGAGCGAGTTTTCTATCTTTATCGCTCCAACGGTGGTTTAAGTGCAGCTAGGAACACTGGTATTGATTTTGCTCTCACTACTTGGAACTCTGTAGAGGCTATTTATTTGCTAGATGCGGATAATCGGATTTCACCGCACACCATTGAACGTTCGTTTAAAATTTTACTTTCCGAGCCAGAAATAGGTTGGGTTTATCCCACTATTGATATGTTTGGTCAGGAAGAAGGAGGAGATTTTGACTATCGAGGGGCATATTCCATACTGCGTCATCTAAGATTTAATATCTGTGAAGCTGGAAGTATGATTCGTCGGCAAGTATTCGACCGGGGGTGTCGATATGATGAATCAATGAAACTCGGTTTTGAAGATTGGGATTTTTGGTGGCAGGCCATTGCAGTAGGATATCAAGGCAAACATCTTCCAGAATCAGGATTTCAATATCGCAAGCGTTTTGCCAGTATGTTGAGTAGTGCCGAACGAGATGAAGTAGAAATCAAAAACTACATGAGGCGCAAACATCGTGAGTTATTGACTCACAGTAATGTTTTGAATTGGGAGCATCAGGCAGCACCTCGTTATGCCATTGTTTTATCTGATACCCAGCAGGTTATTTTGACTTCCGATCCCACACAACAGGAGCGTTCAATTAGTAGAGACGAATTTATTGATTATTATCATCGAGGACGGAGTATGCCTGTGCGCTACCATCGTTCTTACTTTTTAGTTTTTACTAACAGCACGGTTCTGAGTTTTCTACTACAGCAGAAATTAATTCATGGTCTATTTTGGCGTTTAGAACAGACTCAAGGCACGGCAGATTTTTCTGTTCTGAATATTGAACCCAGTTCAAACAAAGCCCTGGTCATAGAGAAACTAAATACAGTTTCTAATCTGGACATGGGAGAAAGCGAACATCTAATTATGACTTCCATTGGAGTAATGGATAGATGTCTATCAGAAAAGCAACTAGATTGGCTTTATAGTTTAATTTGCTCTGAGCCACTACCTAAAATGGTTCAGCTTCTATTAAAAATTCCCATCTCCCCCTGGGCTAAAATGCTTCTGACTGGATGTGCTGATGATTTAATCTCCACTTTCAAAGCTTTGCGTGGCAGTATGTCTTCAGACAAGTCTCTTTGGGATTGGCATAGTAGTTATTTACCGCACCAATCTTTGATGTTTGAAGATGCTCGTATGGTGTTAGATTGCGCCCCAGTCTATCCTAAACTAGCTGAAGCTAAAAAGCCCTTACAGATTGGTTTTGTGCTCTCGATCTTAGAATTTGGTGGAGTAGAAAAAGTTGCTTTAAATCTAGCTACTGTTTTTCATCAGGCAGGATGGGAAGTGCATTTGTTTGTTTTTGGCTCTCGAATGCAACAGTTACCCGAATGGGCACAGGTTTTTACTACCATTAATTTTTATCATGAACCAGGTATGTCTCCTTGGCAGGGGGAAAAGTACATGGGAACCAAAGGAGATGCTTGGTCATCTCAAGAAGAGCAAATGACAGCCAAAGGCCTCTTATCTTGGTTGGATGTGGCAATTAATTTTCATAACGCGACCGTCAATACTATTATGGGGCAACTGCGACGCTCGGGAGTTAAAACCATAATGTCTTTGCACGTACACGATCTTAGTCCTTGGCAGCGTCCCGCAGGACATACATATCTTACTTTGGGTTATGAACACGCTTACGATCTCATTGTTCCATGTTCCCAAAACATGGCTGATTGGTGTCATGCCATGGGTATACCTGAGGACAAAATAGTGATTGTTCCCAATGCTGAAGGCTATCCTCTGGATTCAAATACTGCAAAACAATTTATTATGGCTCGGAGAGTTCGAAGGAATTCTCATAATAAATTGAGAGTTTTGTTTATAGGTCGTTTTGATCGTCAAAAGGGATTAGACCGCTTAGTTAGTGTTGTGAAGCGATCGCGTCAGCTTCAGTTACCCATTGAGTGGAAGTTAGTCGGCAAAAATATTCTGGAGACTGCACAAGATGCTGAGGGTTTGATGTCTCTTGCAGATTTGATTGAGCCTCCCGCATTGACTACAGCAGAACTTAATCAACTGTATGGCTGGACAGATGTTTTGTTTTTACCCTCTTATTGGGAAGGTTTGCCATTGACTATTTTAGAAGCCATGCGTCTAGGGGTAGTAGTTTGCGCTTCAGATGTAGGAGCAGTTACCGAAGTTCTCGAACATGAGCAAACAGGTTTAGTAATACCCAATATTGAGCATGAAATGTATGTGCAAAAGGCGATCGCACTACTGCAAAGATTATTAACTCATCCAGCAGAATTAGAACGTATAAGTCAAGCAGCTATCTCTAGAGCAGCAGAACATTCATGGAATCGTGCCTGTGTTGACCTGATTGCCAAACTAGAAAATCTAATTTCTGAAATATAA
- a CDS encoding glycosyltransferase family 4 protein, with product MTITAPPKTKKLLIIVHNHPHFFPGGAEIFAYDLFKAIRAHTEYKPFFLAAAGPDSREVHTGTPFQMLVDSEDEALFWGGAFDYFYQSQQILSFMYLDFKNFLQQLQPDVIHFHHTIRLGVEAIQIARQILPDVKIVLTIHEFILICNRDGQMVRKDNEELCESASPNRCYGCFPEYSPQQFRMREEFLKAHLDLVDRFISPSNFLAQRFLDWGLPANKMTVLENGRQIYDPAPHRQLEPEEKRNHFGFFGQINPYKGVLLILQAVEYLVKNGFKDFHVDLFGNIATGFPEFQAEFSEFLDKYKDLVTHHGKYQQSEIPELIQLVDWVIVPSVWWENSPLVIQEVFMHKRPIICSNIGGMAEKVENNVTGLHFRVRNADSLAQVIKKSCSNANLWQKLVNSITPRLSIENSAKQHANLYSDF from the coding sequence ATGACCATAACCGCACCGCCAAAAACTAAAAAGCTTTTAATTATTGTTCATAATCATCCTCATTTTTTTCCTGGAGGGGCAGAAATCTTTGCTTACGATCTTTTTAAAGCAATTCGCGCTCATACTGAATACAAACCTTTTTTCTTAGCAGCAGCAGGACCCGATAGTAGAGAGGTGCATACAGGAACACCGTTTCAAATGCTGGTCGACTCAGAGGATGAAGCTTTATTTTGGGGTGGTGCGTTTGACTATTTCTACCAATCCCAGCAGATACTTAGTTTTATGTATCTCGATTTTAAAAATTTTCTGCAACAGTTACAGCCTGATGTAATTCATTTTCATCACACAATTCGGTTAGGTGTCGAAGCAATCCAAATCGCCAGACAAATTTTACCTGATGTCAAAATTGTGTTGACAATTCACGAATTTATCTTAATTTGCAATCGAGATGGGCAAATGGTACGAAAAGATAACGAGGAACTATGTGAATCTGCCTCCCCAAATCGCTGTTATGGTTGCTTTCCAGAATATTCACCGCAACAATTTAGGATGCGAGAAGAGTTTCTCAAAGCTCACCTAGATTTAGTAGATCGATTTATCTCCCCTAGTAATTTTCTAGCTCAACGTTTTCTCGATTGGGGATTGCCCGCCAATAAAATGACGGTGCTAGAGAATGGTCGTCAGATTTATGACCCCGCTCCCCATCGACAGTTAGAACCAGAGGAAAAACGCAATCATTTTGGTTTTTTTGGTCAAATAAATCCCTATAAAGGAGTGTTGTTAATTTTACAGGCAGTAGAATATCTAGTAAAAAATGGATTTAAAGATTTTCATGTAGATTTATTTGGCAATATCGCTACAGGTTTTCCTGAATTTCAGGCAGAATTTAGCGAATTTTTAGATAAATATAAGGATCTAGTTACTCATCATGGTAAGTATCAACAATCAGAAATTCCTGAATTAATTCAGTTGGTAGATTGGGTAATTGTGCCATCAGTTTGGTGGGAAAATTCACCCTTAGTAATTCAAGAAGTTTTTATGCATAAACGTCCTATTATCTGTAGCAATATTGGCGGGATGGCAGAAAAGGTAGAGAACAATGTAACTGGCTTACATTTTAGAGTCAGAAATGCCGATAGTTTGGCACAAGTAATCAAAAAATCTTGTTCAAATGCGAATTTATGGCAAAAGTTAGTCAATAGCATTACTCCACGTTTATCAATAGAAAATAGTGCCAAACAACATGCAAATTTGTACTCAGATTTTTGA
- a CDS encoding sulfotransferase, translating into MNIEKNQEEISQHRPIFIIGSGRSGTSILTGAMRSGGQIEGYLEGHFLPLILLFMQDIERYYFSKRSLLDDKRHMIADISQDYVEKQIAEFFRKTSESLATDKVWLDKSPDSAMIKAVPYIVKIWSQSRFIFAKRRGIENIISRLKKFPHVPFEKHCLMWKDCMESWLMIKDKMQYCSIEIEQREIALNPQKTAQTIGTFLDLDQAKVEKIAHIFTTQRPQNTGGKEELKAITITETGWTNEQINIFRKHCGLINNKFGYCESSSYYLQ; encoded by the coding sequence ATGAATATTGAAAAAAATCAAGAAGAAATATCACAGCATAGACCTATATTTATCATTGGCTCAGGAAGATCAGGCACAAGCATTTTAACAGGTGCAATGCGTTCTGGAGGACAAATTGAAGGATATTTAGAAGGTCATTTTTTACCATTAATTCTGCTTTTCATGCAAGATATAGAACGCTATTATTTTTCAAAACGTAGCTTACTTGATGATAAAAGACATATGATTGCGGATATCAGTCAAGATTATGTGGAAAAACAAATAGCTGAGTTTTTTCGTAAAACCAGTGAATCTTTAGCCACTGATAAAGTTTGGTTGGATAAATCTCCAGATTCTGCCATGATTAAAGCAGTTCCATACATTGTAAAGATCTGGTCACAATCACGCTTTATCTTTGCTAAAAGACGAGGTATAGAAAATATAATTTCTCGCCTTAAAAAGTTTCCCCATGTCCCTTTTGAAAAACATTGTCTTATGTGGAAAGATTGCATGGAATCTTGGTTGATGATTAAAGATAAAATGCAATATTGTTCGATTGAAATAGAACAAAGAGAAATTGCTTTAAATCCACAAAAAACAGCGCAAACAATTGGTACTTTTTTAGACTTAGATCAAGCAAAAGTCGAAAAAATAGCACACATATTTACTACTCAAAGACCTCAAAATACGGGAGGAAAAGAGGAATTAAAAGCAATCACAATTACTGAAACTGGCTGGACCAATGAACAAATTAATATATTCAGAAAACATTGCGGTTTGATAAACAATAAATTTGGTTATTGCGAATCGTCATCTTATTATTTGCAATAA
- a CDS encoding glycosyltransferase produces the protein MIINAQEDNIHQKIGYLQNKAIANQKEGNLKEAIAYYLEVIKLDDNQPTWLYSNVIHLLAQLERFKEGLEQGNKALIRHPESEELHRAIGLVYEKQQNTINCIEKYRKAISLEPKQPDWLYCNLAKQLLKQEQLEEVVDVCYQGLELYSNFYPLHYVLGKTYALQEKWERAILSYRRVQELYPDWLEVEQKINQLIYKKSQTERFINHQNNKIKLLLENFAANIIDKKINNTNNHLEIFKDLDVNLLFAELRKEELDVISCNLLLDSFRDNFLDNKSILNYGCWLSPSILYLEVTVDSCLVFNKTTILVCSERKYAVAQANFFQITDRQVAGVACFAKNLYLENEDSYRICIDDRNSPIVIEGKVSQKSYSLEFIEHLKIKPNEQQNLIRESLSNSVIKLIPQNHKLEAGNLLRKLQHFIDIPASNYVEPNLPFKIFIDYIIPLKYDGLFISGWLHDPYQMLEKITAISALGFSFDIPSQDIYRLERQDVNTFVQNTRYGDFEEKLGFCSYITVSESIRQSIQDFADLHSFRFLIRLRGNIEVEIVPDVKYSDFYNARKQLMQIANPNKVSEQMLTNCIAPAGYKLQQLCIEQVRIRDVTVIGKPIAQPLVSIVIPLYRRLDFIKVQLATMANDPAIKQCEIIYVLDSPEQEEELRTLLLNHCILYQLPIKLVVMERNSGYAAANNAGVCQAAGEYLVLLNSDVFPKAKGWMLEMAKFYQSSPKIGTLGTKLIYEDGSLQHAGMFFAQTIFPFWITLHYYKGLPGNYSPAQKSRAVPTVTGACLMIRQELYDRVGGLTTDYIIGDFEDSDLCLKCRELGYESWYFADTTLYHLERQSVPLNSSYNNSLAWRLNGNLHHQRWGEQIARLMSIHQ, from the coding sequence ATGATAATAAATGCTCAGGAAGATAATATTCATCAAAAAATTGGATACCTACAAAATAAAGCTATAGCTAATCAGAAAGAAGGCAATCTAAAAGAGGCGATCGCTTATTATTTAGAAGTTATTAAATTAGATGATAATCAGCCTACTTGGTTATATAGCAATGTAATTCATCTATTGGCACAGCTTGAGCGTTTTAAAGAAGGACTAGAACAAGGAAACAAAGCTTTAATTAGACATCCAGAATCAGAAGAATTACACCGTGCAATTGGTTTGGTATATGAAAAACAACAAAATACCATAAACTGTATTGAAAAGTATCGAAAAGCAATTAGCTTGGAGCCCAAGCAACCTGATTGGCTGTATTGTAATTTAGCCAAACAATTACTAAAACAAGAACAGCTTGAAGAGGTAGTTGATGTCTGCTACCAAGGTCTAGAATTATATTCTAATTTTTATCCTTTACATTACGTATTAGGTAAAACTTATGCCCTACAGGAAAAATGGGAGCGGGCTATATTATCGTATCGACGAGTTCAAGAATTATATCCTGATTGGTTAGAGGTAGAACAAAAAATCAATCAACTCATTTATAAAAAAAGTCAAACAGAAAGATTTATCAATCATCAAAACAATAAAATCAAATTACTCTTGGAAAATTTTGCTGCAAACATAATTGATAAAAAAATCAATAATACAAATAATCATCTAGAAATCTTTAAGGATCTAGATGTCAACTTACTATTTGCTGAATTAAGAAAAGAAGAGCTAGATGTTATTTCTTGTAATCTACTATTAGATAGTTTTCGAGATAATTTTCTAGACAATAAATCAATTCTCAATTATGGTTGTTGGCTATCTCCTAGCATTTTATATTTGGAAGTTACTGTAGATAGCTGCTTGGTATTCAACAAAACTACAATCTTAGTTTGTTCTGAGCGAAAATATGCAGTGGCACAAGCTAACTTTTTCCAAATTACTGACCGACAAGTTGCTGGTGTAGCATGTTTTGCCAAAAATCTATATTTAGAGAATGAGGATAGTTATCGTATTTGTATTGACGATCGTAATTCTCCTATAGTAATTGAAGGAAAAGTTTCTCAAAAGTCTTATAGCTTAGAATTTATAGAACATCTCAAAATCAAGCCTAATGAGCAGCAAAACCTAATTCGAGAGTCTTTAAGCAATTCGGTAATCAAGCTCATTCCTCAGAATCATAAACTAGAGGCAGGAAATTTATTAAGAAAACTGCAACACTTTATAGATATTCCTGCTTCTAATTATGTTGAGCCTAATTTACCATTCAAAATTTTTATCGACTATATCATCCCTCTTAAATATGATGGTTTATTTATCAGTGGATGGTTGCACGATCCTTATCAAATGCTGGAGAAAATTACGGCTATTTCTGCTTTAGGCTTTTCTTTTGATATACCTAGTCAAGATATCTATCGTTTAGAGCGACAAGATGTCAATACGTTTGTACAAAATACCCGTTACGGTGACTTTGAGGAAAAGTTGGGTTTTTGTTCATACATCACAGTATCAGAGTCAATTCGTCAATCAATTCAAGATTTTGCCGATTTACACAGTTTTCGCTTTTTAATTAGGCTTAGAGGTAATATTGAAGTCGAAATAGTTCCCGATGTTAAATACAGTGATTTTTATAATGCTCGCAAGCAATTAATGCAAATTGCTAACCCCAATAAAGTATCTGAGCAGATGTTGACTAACTGCATAGCTCCAGCAGGATATAAATTACAACAGCTATGTATCGAGCAAGTAAGAATTAGAGATGTAACAGTTATTGGTAAACCTATAGCACAACCTTTAGTTTCAATTGTTATTCCTTTATATCGCCGACTCGATTTTATCAAAGTACAGTTGGCAACTATGGCAAACGATCCTGCTATTAAGCAGTGTGAAATAATTTATGTCCTTGACTCCCCTGAGCAAGAGGAAGAATTGAGAACCTTGCTCTTAAATCATTGCATCCTTTATCAATTGCCAATTAAATTAGTCGTCATGGAGAGGAATAGTGGTTATGCAGCAGCTAATAATGCTGGAGTATGTCAAGCTGCTGGTGAATATTTGGTGCTATTAAACTCTGACGTTTTTCCTAAAGCTAAAGGATGGATGTTAGAAATGGCTAAGTTTTATCAGAGTTCACCTAAAATTGGTACTTTGGGCACCAAACTAATTTATGAAGATGGTTCTCTACAACATGCAGGAATGTTTTTTGCACAAACAATATTTCCTTTTTGGATAACTCTTCACTATTACAAAGGCTTACCTGGCAATTATTCGCCTGCCCAGAAATCAAGAGCAGTGCCTACGGTTACGGGCGCATGTTTAATGATTCGCCAAGAGCTTTATGACCGGGTAGGAGGTTTAACTACGGACTACATTATTGGAGATTTTGAGGATTCAGACCTGTGTCTAAAATGTCGGGAATTAGGTTATGAAAGTTGGTATTTTGCAGATACCACTTTGTATCATTTAGAACGGCAGTCGGTTCCTCTCAACAGTTCCTACAACAATAGTTTAGCTTGGCGATTAAACGGAAATCTCCATCATCAGCGTTGGGGAGAACAAATAGCTCGGTTAATGAGCATTCATCAATAG
- a CDS encoding DUF6212 domain-containing protein, protein MQLAPNFCLGLLAFSEAGKAELNELLSWWSSRSNNNYVPNFIELDLQQEPAKIQAEFWQKMYVQKEQQIYSLAQRISTLQKQYLELRTLHENMQNAFVAVEDYLSQAKLPPLQLAFENQPTQKLVEPSTISQSNSVRIKQLLPVSSRGIAVIELLIVRKNKNAVGNLIVQLKACEDETCFAQWQIPYEQLSDGWLSLDLPRIDIGRKRDVELIIDWNTQTGFAPALVLGAIQLIPELRAYCNERPLKHSLAFRIWQGLPGTRKVTSPHLKPVNQDREIKLGYLGQGVMAGVQEVTNQPDDSFAHVQVIDRGSKIMTHPRVNGDSTIAILPFSFSSKANYLTATVITEHEEADTMEYAMAVISKDTKLENDLPAESTLAYSGWIPVESNTQKRISVFLDSPPPENCHIVIAAKLAPDSKPDCAWCRWLNFRLDYHLQNPEENEQLKTETIRNASLDSLQERFPRVQILNAKGKIQVHPFMGIDTVAVLPRAVPQNTVKVKTVVCTPNEKASAIEYAMAIIEQDNDDLARLAVISGESGLGFSGWRRVKANTPHRLNLELAYPTKKTCHLVLATRIPEDGSQNHAWARWLEINYVSAVANQSLELVG, encoded by the coding sequence ATGCAATTAGCTCCTAATTTTTGTTTGGGGCTATTAGCTTTTTCTGAGGCAGGTAAAGCGGAATTAAATGAGCTGCTCTCATGGTGGTCTTCTCGTAGTAATAATAACTATGTTCCCAATTTTATAGAACTAGATCTACAGCAAGAACCAGCCAAGATACAGGCAGAATTTTGGCAAAAAATGTATGTGCAAAAAGAACAACAAATATATTCTCTAGCCCAAAGAATCTCCACCTTACAGAAACAGTATTTAGAACTGAGGACCTTGCACGAGAATATGCAAAATGCTTTTGTAGCAGTTGAAGACTACTTAAGTCAGGCAAAACTACCACCATTACAATTAGCGTTTGAGAATCAGCCGACTCAAAAATTGGTCGAACCCAGTACTATCTCTCAATCAAATTCTGTGAGGATCAAACAATTATTACCAGTAAGTTCTAGAGGTATAGCAGTAATTGAATTACTAATAGTCAGAAAAAATAAAAATGCTGTTGGTAACTTGATTGTACAGTTGAAAGCTTGTGAAGATGAAACCTGTTTTGCTCAGTGGCAGATTCCCTACGAACAATTGTCAGATGGCTGGTTAAGTTTAGATCTTCCTAGAATCGATATTGGTAGGAAAAGAGATGTAGAGCTAATCATCGATTGGAATACTCAGACTGGTTTCGCCCCCGCTTTAGTTTTAGGAGCAATTCAGCTAATTCCTGAACTTAGAGCCTATTGCAATGAACGCCCTTTAAAACACAGCTTGGCCTTTCGCATTTGGCAGGGTTTACCAGGAACCAGAAAAGTTACTAGTCCTCATCTCAAGCCCGTAAATCAAGACAGAGAAATTAAGTTAGGTTATCTAGGACAGGGGGTAATGGCAGGAGTTCAAGAAGTTACAAATCAGCCTGATGATAGTTTTGCTCATGTACAGGTAATCGATCGCGGGAGTAAAATTATGACCCATCCCCGCGTTAATGGAGATTCTACCATTGCTATATTACCCTTTAGTTTTTCATCAAAGGCTAATTATCTAACTGCCACAGTCATTACAGAACACGAAGAAGCCGACACCATGGAATATGCTATGGCAGTAATTAGCAAAGACACAAAGCTAGAGAATGACTTACCAGCAGAGTCTACCCTCGCTTATTCAGGTTGGATACCAGTAGAATCCAATACTCAAAAACGAATTTCTGTATTCTTAGACAGTCCACCGCCTGAAAATTGTCACATAGTTATAGCAGCAAAACTAGCTCCTGATAGTAAACCTGATTGTGCTTGGTGTCGCTGGCTTAATTTTCGTCTAGATTATCATTTACAAAATCCCGAAGAGAATGAGCAACTCAAGACAGAGACAATCAGAAATGCGTCTTTAGATTCATTACAAGAGCGTTTTCCAAGAGTACAAATACTCAACGCTAAGGGGAAAATTCAAGTTCATCCTTTTATGGGTATTGATACTGTTGCAGTTTTACCTAGAGCTGTTCCCCAAAATACAGTCAAAGTCAAAACGGTAGTATGTACTCCTAATGAAAAAGCATCTGCTATTGAATATGCTATGGCAATTATCGAACAGGATAATGATGACCTAGCTAGGCTGGCAGTAATCTCTGGCGAATCAGGGTTAGGTTTTTCGGGATGGCGTCGTGTAAAAGCCAATACTCCTCATCGCCTCAATCTGGAGCTAGCTTATCCGACAAAAAAAACTTGCCATTTAGTGTTAGCTACCCGTATACCAGAGGATGGTAGCCAGAATCATGCCTGGGCAAGATGGCTAGAAATCAATTATGTTTCAGCTGTCGCCAACCAAAGTCTAGAGCTAGTCGGCTGA